The Hymenobacter swuensis DY53 genome includes the window GCTAGATTATGTGGCGCTGAGTCATTATTTGCAGCTCAACTACATTCCCGGTCCCGCCACCATCTTCAAAGGCGTGAAGAAATTGTTGCCCGGCCATTACCTGTTTGTGAAGGGCAAGAAGGTAGTAAAGAAGCGCTGGTACAAGATTCCCTACGACCCCAAGAAGGTTGAGAAAAACAAAACCAGCTACGAGCAGCAGCAGAAAAAGCTGGTGGAGCTACTCGATGACGCTACCGCTCGCCGCCTCGTGGCAGACGTGCCCGTGGGCGCATTCCTGAGCGGGGGCATTGACTCTTCGGTGGTGGTGGCCCTGGCCACGCGCCATACCCAGCACCTGAATACGTTCAGCATCGGCTTTGCCGACGAGCCATTCTTCGACGAAACCAAGTACGCCAAGCTGGTAGCTGACCGGTACAAAACCAACCACACGGTTTTCTCGCTCAAGAATCAGGACCTCTACGACCACATCTTCGACGTCCTTAACTACCTCGACGAACCGTTTGCCGATTCTTCGGCTCTGGCGGTGTACATTCTCAGCAAGCGCACCCGTGAGAAAGCCACTGTGGCTCTGAGCGGCGACGGAGCCGACGAAATCTTTGCTGGCTACAACAAGCATATGGGCGAGTTCCAGGTGAGGCAAGGTGGCTTTAAGGCCGAAGCCGTAACCGGCCTCAACTTGCTCTGGGACGTGCTGCCCAAGTCGCGCAACTCGTTTTTCGGCAACAAAATTCGCCAGTTCCAGCGGTTCTCGCGCGGCATGCTCAGTGGCCCCAAAGACCGGTACTGGGACTGGGCCTCGTTTGCCTCCGAGAAGGATACCCGGGGGCTGCTGAGTGCCGCCTCCCGCCGTAAAGTGGGCAAAAAGCTGGCCGAGAAGCGCCGCCGCGACATTCTGGAGGACCTGCACGCCGACGGCGACTTGAACGAGGTACTGCTCACCGATACCAAACTGGTGCTGCCCTACGACATGCTGGCCAAAGTGGACCTGATGAGTATGGCCAACTCCCTAGAGGTGCGCCCGCCCTTCCTCGACCCCAACGTGGTGCGTTTCGCCTTCTCCCTGCCCGTCAGCAGCAAGATTGACGCAAACATGAAGAAGAAGATTGTGCAGGATGCCTTCCGGCCTATGCTGCCCGAGGAACTGTACAAGCGCCCCAAACACGGCTTCGAAGTGCCGCTGCTCAAGTGGTTCCGCGGCGAGTTGCGCCCCTTAATTGAAGATGATTTGCTTTCCGATGGTTTCATCGAGGCGCAGGGCGTATTCGACGTAGATGCCATCCGGGGCCTGAAAAAGCAGCTCTTCAGCAGCAGCCCCGGCGAC containing:
- the asnB gene encoding asparagine synthase (glutamine-hydrolyzing), which encodes MCGISGVFAFTDAGRNSLASLRASTDAIVSRGPDSQGHFIYERCGLGFRRLAILDLSADGNQPMTDESGRYTIVFNGEIFNFKELRQKLVAKGHRFHSQTDTEVVLHLYISEGRNFLKKLNGFFDFAIYDKEEDSIFLARDRMGEKPLLVYRDEDKLLFASEMKSLLALGIPRKLDYVALSHYLQLNYIPGPATIFKGVKKLLPGHYLFVKGKKVVKKRWYKIPYDPKKVEKNKTSYEQQQKKLVELLDDATARRLVADVPVGAFLSGGIDSSVVVALATRHTQHLNTFSIGFADEPFFDETKYAKLVADRYKTNHTVFSLKNQDLYDHIFDVLNYLDEPFADSSALAVYILSKRTREKATVALSGDGADEIFAGYNKHMGEFQVRQGGFKAEAVTGLNLLWDVLPKSRNSFFGNKIRQFQRFSRGMLSGPKDRYWDWASFASEKDTRGLLSAASRRKVGKKLAEKRRRDILEDLHADGDLNEVLLTDTKLVLPYDMLAKVDLMSMANSLEVRPPFLDPNVVRFAFSLPVSSKIDANMKKKIVQDAFRPMLPEELYKRPKHGFEVPLLKWFRGELRPLIEDDLLSDGFIEAQGVFDVDAIRGLKKQLFSSSPGDVHARIWALIVFQWWWKRWMVA